In Phyllopteryx taeniolatus isolate TA_2022b chromosome 1, UOR_Ptae_1.2, whole genome shotgun sequence, the following proteins share a genomic window:
- the slx9 gene encoding protein FAM207A, which produces MVGKIKNVRQKLHQKAVKLTWLPGCASSKGKGSDEPFACLPHQPSHSHVDNGFPEVTGKMQTQDQMSSPAGIFSGTKIAPEALRQTLTFKDPPAAPIPAKAGTPEEKKVKSKKEKMKERRERWLNKISIIKLTKERQAAQARRQATPVVGDMSVLAEALPELSELIAPATTACIAPTARRKSKVPVKKSTATDFSQMRPLQKRKLLESEISRFGEAVKILSSKRNPLNDIAEHLRKRLKHLEEGSS; this is translated from the exons ATGGTTGGAAAAATTAAGAACGTCCGCCAGAAGTTGCATCAGAAAGCTGTGAAGCTGACGTGGCTGCCGGGCTGCGCTTCGTCCAAAGGCAAAGGGTCGGACGAGCCTTTCGCCTGCCTACCGCACCAGCCAAGTCATTCACATGTGGACAATGGCTTTCCTGAAGTTACAGGGAAGATGCAA ACCCAGGACCAAATGTCTTCCCCTGCTGGGATATTTTCAGGTACAAAAATTGCTCCAGAAGCCCTGAGGCAGACATTAACATTCAAAGACCCTCCAGCAGCCCCCATACCTGCCAAGGCAG GAACCCCTGAAGAAAAGAAAGTCAagtcaaagaaagaaaagatgaaagAAAGAAGGGAACGATGGCTCAACA AGATAAGCATTATCAAGTTGACAAAGGAGCGTCAAGCGGCACAGGCCCGGCGGCAGGCCACTCCGGTAGTGGGAGACATGAGTGTGCTTGCGGAAGCCCTGCCTGAGCTGTCGGAGCTCATCGCCCCGGCTACCACAGCCTGCATAGCCCCCACAGCTCGCCGGAAAAGCAAAGT GCCAGTCAAGAAGAGCACGGCAACCGATTTCAGTCAGATGAGACCGCTACAGAAACGCAAACTTTT GGAGTCAGAAATCAGTAGGTTTGGTGAGGCGGTCAAAATCCTCAGCAGCAAAAGGAATCCTCTCAACGATATCGCTGAGCATCTGAGGAAGCGACTAAAGCATTTAGAAGAAGGTTCCAGTTAA